In the Babylonia areolata isolate BAREFJ2019XMU chromosome 34, ASM4173473v1, whole genome shotgun sequence genome, one interval contains:
- the LOC143277542 gene encoding uncharacterized protein LOC143277542: protein MGSHFIVFVGVVFHVTILMLCSTVNAFQTSPPRFTSSKRLTFKGTPLSTVDLLLPIQTHTRTVLGCRVDTVPPGGKLPFSTKYVTGSCQIKGSPPNCTVHASLSVRDQDPTGVYSLHVDNGHGIISVIFGVESNPDLDTTQRQTTTTDNDTTTRVTAYVTTLVTTTTTTTTTTGTVTDRKTMTGSATLNGSDDLIANDVVTTDHVNVNANTVGIIHGGEDFAESNPSPGERESGLGDPSSVGESEENVLTLQFGFLLGAVGFVVLLVIIVGTVLGVLIKRQGRQQAPQTANSGAVELAAAGEVLFPSVGIPPVDNWSGVEWNSRNDGCRDGHLSDNVYDLIQDGSTEVIPAPPAEQGWSETLKIHHWPRQLSADHERPLPPPPPPPADNRPPLCHTTCQNPPHDSASTTTTSSKARFTRESHHPGSSSMSTPKGLPTLCSVSVTQRASLAAPPLWCTGGQRSLADAGDVNRPRSCLPSAYLHPTLY from the exons ATGggttctcatttcatcgtgtttgtGGGAGTTGTTTTCCACGTTACTATTTTAATGCTGTGCTCGACTGTCAACGCTTTCCAAa caaGTCCGCCAAGATTCACCAGTTCCAAGCGGCTGACGTTCAAAGGCACCCCTCTGAGCACAGTGGATCTCCTCCTACCCATTCAGACCCATACAAGGACGGTGTTGGGGTGCAGGGTGGACACAGTGCCTCCAGGAGGCAAGCTGCCCTTCAGTACCAAATACGTCACCGG gtcatGCCAAATCAAGGGGTCACCGCCCAACTGCACAGTGCACGCCAGCCTGTCTGTCCGGGATCAGGACCCCACAGGAGTCTACAGCCTGCACGTGGACAACGGTCATGGCATCATATCCGTCATCTTCGGCGTGGAATCTAACCCAG atctGGACACCACACAGCGTCAGACGACCACTACTGATAACGACACCACCACTCGCGTCACAGCTTACGTCACCActctcgtcaccaccaccaccaccaccaccaccaccactggcacAGTCACTGACCGGAAAACCATGACAGGTTCCGCCACCCTTAACGGCTCTGATGACCTCATCGCCAATGACGTCGTCACCACGGACCACGTCAATGTCAATGCCAACACAGTCGGAATCATCCATGGTGGTGAAGACTTCGCAGAATCGAACCCATCGCCTGGTGAAAGAGAGTCGGGGTTGGGAGATCCCAGTTCAGTTGGAGAATCCGAAGAAAATGTTCTCACGCTTCAGTTCGGATTTCTGTTGGGAGCGGTAGGGTTTGTAGTTctcctcgtcatcatcgtcgGCACAGTTCTCGGCGTGTTGATCAAGAGACAAG GTAGACAACAAGCGCCACAGACTGCAAACAGTGGAGCTGTGGAGTTGGCAGCAGCTGGCGAAGTGTTGTTTCCGAGCGTGGGTATACCCCCTGTGGACAattggagtggggtggaatggaacaGCAGGAACGATGGTTGTAGAGATGGTCACCTCTCGGACAACGTCTATGACCTCATCCAAGATG gctCGACCGAGGTCATCCCAGCGCCTCCAGCAGAGCAGGGTTGGTCAGAGACATTGAAGATCCACCACTGGCCCCGTCAGCTTTCCGCTGACCACGAGcggcccctccctccacccccacccccaccagctgACAACAgaccccctctctgtcacaccaCCTGTCAAAACCCTCCGCACGACTCGGCCTCTACCACAACCACCTCATCTAAAGCCCGCTTCACACGTGAGTCTCATCATCCCGGTTCGTCATCCATGTCCACACCTAAAGGTCTGCCTACACTCTGCTCCGTTTCCGTCACACAGAGAGCTTCGCTTGCGGCGCCCCCGTTGTGGTGCACGGGAGG